AGTGTACGGGGTAAAAAAGACAAAACCATTCGAGGCTATGATAGAAGAATACGCAAAATACCATTGGGATGATACAGTTACAGAAGATGACCCATTGGTACGTTaacgtttctatttttttcttaattgatGCATATTCAGCACATGTACTATTTTATAGGTTGTTCGATTGCGGGATCAGCTTTTATCTGGAAGTAGAGCAGCGTTAGCCTCCGCTATTACTCTTGTGGAATCCAGACATCCCCGAAAACGTGCTCAAGGGAACTTACTTCTACATGTGGGTTGAATTTAATGATGTGTTAACTACATTGGACTTTTGCATTCGACACATTGCAGTTGTCCTTTACCTATGATTACCTTTACTCAATTACAGTAttagtattaatattaaaagCAGTGTTGAAACCAAGTAATCTTACGGGCTCAAATCCAAAGTGATTTATCTAGCTTGATAAACAAACTCTGGCTTATAAATTAGCCTGGTTTTGATAAATTGCTATCCAATAAAGACCTGTCCGCGCGGATAACTGCTttgaaaacaatggaaatttATATCCACCCGTTCTAGCACTGGTAATGTTTatccaaattaaaaaaagattatatACTTCGAGTTCCTGTCAGAAAATCACGCAGATGATATGAAGCTGCAAGGTCGTAGAAAGAAAATGCTTATGGTTCCATTCCCATCGTATTTATCCTTTCAAAGACAAACACATTAGATTCGGGTTCTAAATTTTCTAAGGTCTGCACCTCTCACTCTGCTATTCCAGCTATTCTTCTTGGGGTCGGGcgcagcgcagtcggtaaggggTTTTGCTGTCTgcacggtcaatggttcgaatcTGCCTTAGTGTAAattaagcctttcatctctccggggtcgattggcacgacttatctgggaggaaaaaaaacactcactttAACATCGCGTACCCCCAGCAATTCATATTataggccagttgcacgttcgtaaatctcaaactattctgaattgaagtgaacgtggtggcgcatcccaagcggactgattaactccagacactttgtcctttatcctttatcttttatccttattcCCATAACGGAAGTAGCATGCATGATCGTGACGTTCTCTTTTCCTGTGCCGCAATAACCGTGCAGTGCGCAACCCAGTCTGCGATCACACAGATTTTTAAAGAAGGAAGAATTTCTACTCACGTGTGTTCGATGTTTACGTGTAGTGCTATGTTCGCCTTGTTTAGACGGTGCTTGCTGCGGAACGAAAACGTTacgaggaaaaaggaaaggagtCGATGATCTTCCGTATCGGTTTGTATTTTTGACTTCTTCTCTGATATTAGCTATGACGTGATGATcattacaattttttgaaagtatcAACTTGGATAGAATGGATACATAttcgtttctttctcttcccGTCTTCGATTTTCGATCTTTTAaaggaatttctggaagtcCTGGTGTTGGAAAGTCAACCTTCATTGAAGCAATGGGAAAAGAACTCATTGACGGGCGTGGAATGAAAGTTGCGGTGCTTACGATTGATCCCTCGAGTGCCGTCACTGGAGGTaattgcggtttttttttgtttgtcaatCTCCAGCTCATTCTTCCTGTGTTTAGGCTCTGTGCTTGGTGATCTAACTAGGATGCAAGAGTTGTCGAGAAATCCGAAGGCATATATAAGGCAGTCACCTACGAGTGGTAAGAAATGAGGACAACTAGTGTTGTATTGTTATGGTATTATGACAAAGAATAGtgacttcaatttttctaaaatttaggGTCGCTTGGAGGCGTAACTAGAGGAATTCATGAAGCAATCATTCTTTGTGAAGGAGCAGGTTATGAGGTGGTTATAATTGAAACTGTCGGTGAGATATTTGGATTTTTGACTGACTGCTGACTGCTTGGATTTGAAGTATCCGTTTAAGGAGTTGGCCAATCTGAAGTTTCCGTTGCTGATATGTGTGACATGTTTTGCCTCCTTCTATCCCCTGCTCACGGAGATGAATTGCAGGTTCGTCTAGTTCTTTATTGACTGAAAATGTGTACCAGTACTTGGGTAACTATAACTGGAACACTGAGCCGtatccatttttgaaaaactttgtCGTTTCTTCCCTCTAGAAGTTGTTTTCGTACGCAAAATCTGGATTTAACTCTTTTCTATGTTATTTCTCATGATTCAATGGTACAGTTGTACGAATAGTGCACGAGTCTTCAAATTTCGTTACAGATTCTGATAGTTTCGGCTTTGATGTGAAGACCTTTAGTCaatgttttcacatttttactCAAATAACTAgcttattttcatatttatgttATGAATATGCAATTGAACTATGATTTTGCtccaattgatttttttcatgttagGGAGTGAAGCGTGGAATCATGGAACTAAGCGATTTACTTGTTATTACGAAGGATGATGGCGATTTGAAAGCTAAGGCAAGACTTACGCAATCGGAATATATATCTGCATTGAGATATATGCGCCCAAGAATTAACGCTTGGAACCCGAAGGTGTGTTTTTTGTAGCTGACTCATTTATATTTGTTCATGAATTatcatatagtcgggtcgaaacaaCATGAAGTGCGATGGAGGTACGTAAgtgactgcgctcgaagcgacgcggtggagaaagTGGTGGGagaatcgaggtgagaccgtCGCCAACTGTAATGTAACGAAGAATGGTGGTAGCGATGGTGCTCCTCCGATCCTTACCGCTCACCGCTTTCACCGCACCGTTTTGTGCGCAGTCGCTTACTCAACAGTTTCGTGCTTCATCCCCCTTTCGACCTACTATGGCTATTGATTCTTGTTAAAGATTTCGTCCCTTCAACTTTATTCCTTAGGTCTTGCGCTCATCTGTGATGGATCCCAAATCAATCAAAGCCGTTTGCGATTGTATGTTCGAATATTGGAAGACGATCATGGAATCTGGAGATCTAGAAGAACGACGTACTAATCAAATGACAACATGGATGTGGGATCATGTCAGAGAAGAACTGCTAAACGTGTTCCAAAAGCATCCAAAAATCGCACCATTGGCTCCTGCTCTAGAAGAGGATGTTCGTCTTGGAAAGATTACACCCGGTCATGCCTCCGAAACATTAATTAGGACTTTCCTCGGACTTTAGTCTCCTTCGGTCAATCAACGATCCGTGAAGTGCCGCATCAATTCAGCTATATTTACTGACTTAGATTCCGATTACTGACTTTttagtaattaatttttatgaatGTACTAACTTCAGTGCTTTCCTTTTACTAGGAACTTGGTACCCTAACATCTCTTTCATGCACTTTTCTCGGATTACTGAGCTTGAATCACATTTCAAATGTATTATGATGTTTACTTTGCTATAGGTCCACTTACAAACCGGTGAATTTTGGCATTATCGGCTTtgtattttcgaattttgtttAGATATTGTCAGATACGTGTCTAGTTTTAGTTTGTTGCCAAATCGCCCACTACGAGTAACCTTTCACAAAATGAATTCACAGTTTTATGTGACAAAAACTGACACAAATGAATTGTGGTTACCATTTTGAGTGTGTGCATTTCGTGTTTATCTCACCGAGAAATACGGCTTTCAGATGATGGTAGTTGGATATTGAGGCAGCGTGATACTGTACCATCTGTTGCCGGATTatacatatttttcaaatacgCTGTCGCTGTTTCTTAATGCTTTTGGATATGTCGAAGTGTTTCACGCCCATTTAGTTACTAAAACAAATGGCAACATCCACTACACGTTTTGCGGTGGATTATGCAAAGAGAGTTGCTGGATGTAAGAAATGCAAACTTCAACTCCCCAAAGGGGTAGGTTTTTGAGAGTTTCCTCGGTCAGAGAGAAAAATGCAACAATATCAGTAAATCACTCCTTTAGTTCACCTTAAATGACCTCTTCTGCCAAAAATGGTAAGAAATAACTGTCGTTGTTACTGTGCAAAGATATTCGCACATTTGGGTCCTTTTTTAACTGGACAAAAAGGACAAATTATTGCCTCCGAACAAAAAGGACACATCATGGGGTTATGTTTAATAGCGGAGTTTATTGTTGAATGAAACAAACATCTGACACCTGTTGTTTGAGGCAGAAAACTGTAACTTTCATCTATTTCTGTTTGTTGTTGCGTCATTAACCACCTAGTTGCGATCCTTGCCTTCAAAATAACATATCGACTTTTACGGGTATTTTGCTTTTGAGTGGATTTATTTGACAAAAACCACCGCCATTTCCTTAGCTTTCTTCATAGAACCATGCATTCATTCCAGCAGTAGTATGTAGGAACGCTGAGGAATCCTATAATTATCTGTAGGCGTCCTAAGCGCGCACAGAAGGTCGTATTCTGGCAAGGCAAGACAACAGTACCATTTATTCTATTAGTTAGGAAGAGTTGTTGAACTACTGTCTACTTTTCTGAAATCTGAAAAAGGTTCCAGCAAGACTCATTTGTTACTCCTTTCCGAAGTCGGAACTTTCGTGGACTGGAATCCTGGAAATGGCTTCGGACGAAGCCTGcatcttttgtattttttttgtggcgttCTTTAGCTCATGGACTTTTGACTGGTGAAAAGAATTGGCAGGAAGTTGTAGTGTTTCTCCAATTTACGGATGTGCCTTTCCGATGATTGTAGTAAAATTTTTCGTTAGATTCACTGCTAGAATTCGCTTGATACGGTCTGCCTCTGACTATTCTGGAATTCATTGAGTCATATTATATCTCAGTAGCATTTCTTCAGTACTAAGTTAAGCAGTATAATAGGATATTCATGAACCATCCATGCGATACAGAATTCCGAAAATCCGCCTAAACTGATCCTTAAACAGATAACTAGTAACGTGAATCAACTGAGTTATTTACTCGGAACACTATTTCGTGATTTCTGCGGACGAATCTTCGGGATGAAACCAGTAAGATCTTTATATGTTACTTCCGAATGTAGTACAGTTCCTTACATGTTCTTAGGAGATGCGCCTCGCTAAGATCATTCCGAATCCGttcgtgcagaaagcggacGGAGGTCCTCCACCAGACATGAAACAATACTACCATGCTCATTGTctgtttgaaatgttttttaaagCTCGAGCTAACACAAAGGTTATCGAAGGAACCGATGACATTGAAGGTGATCGTTGCTTTCATATCCATAGTGCCTTCGCCTTACTCTCCCGATTATAGGATGGGATGACTTGAAAGACGAGGACAAAGATGTTATTTTGAAGTTTATTGATGAGTTAGCTGACCTTCGtgcgaaaaaaggagaagtaaAAGCGAcaccgaaaaagaaaaccggCGATTCTGACTCTCCTGCAAAGGTGAGACGTTGCTATCTTTCAGATgtatatttgtgaaaattttacCTGGATATACACATATCTGTGAATCCGTATCTTTCATTTAAGACAAAAGTTCTAGACACCACCGTCTTCAAAGAAAGCAAACGGTAAAGATGCTGAATCTAcaccaaaacagaaaaagtctAAAGATAAGGACAAACCAGAAAGtagcaaaaaagtgaaagggaaGGATGACGTCAAAAATAAAGGAGGTAAAGAAGGCTCTAAAACATCTGAAGAGCCCAATGAGGAATCGAAATACAACTCATTCAACaaggtagtttttttcctttctctacaaaaaaaagtgcaaatgaTTGTTCAGTTCGCGAAATTATGCGACGTTATCGCCACAATGTCTAAGTATACAGATAAATCGGCAGCAgtaaaaatgttcatttcaaGAGGTCAGTTTTCATATCATATTTTGGAATGGCAACGATTCGAAGAGcttctgtttgttttgtttgtttagatGACTACGATGGTGATTTACTTACATTGGTTCGACTTCTTTTACCAGGTGTAGATCAAAGGGTCTACAACTTAAAAGAGAAGCAAATTATAAAACATTTTGCATCGGTTCGTCATACAACATACTACAAATTGTGCAATTAAAGACCTTTGCGATTAATCCTGTTTAATGTCAGATCTTTGATCTCCCAGTTGAGGATCTCTTGAACGAATACAAAAATAGTGGAGATGTTTCTAAAACCATTCGAGATGCAATGGAGAATAATAACTTGAGCAGAGTAACTAAAGGGAACTGGAGCATTGAaaaagtcggtgtttttagagttttttccTTGATGTTTTCCTACTTATGTCTTTTTGTATCGTAATATACTTTAGGTTGATCGCTGGCTTAACAAGCTAACTGAATTCACTAAGGATGACGAAcaaatttcacatttgaaaTTTGCCGCTAAAAGGTATGCCCTGTTCTTTCCTTAGCGTGTTTAGGGATCAAGGTTGAGGTTGAGTCCATATATCACACTTTCCAAGAGCGACAAGTGTGATCTCCATGTTCTTGTCGCTTTCTGTGGGCTGTTTTTCCTGATTAAGGATCGTAAAATCCTTCTACCATTATCCTCTAATAGGTGGACATTGTCCTGAATGGTAAGCTGAGTTATTTTCGCTATTTAGGCTTCCGTGCTTCTCTTCTTCCATAAATAGTGGTTCCAACTTTCTCTTCAGgacgttttcattttttttttggtttgacCAAATTTTCGGTGGTTTTTTCCTATGTGCCTCTCATATGAGAAGTTTTACGTTTAGAGTTAATTCATATCTCATTTGATCTTTTCGATGTTTTAGGCCTAGTTAATAGAACCAAACCGTTATCGTGGGAATAAGAACTTAAAACAAGGTTATTAAACTCAGTTCTAGTGAAAAGTTGTGTTGTAGGTTATCCCCACTAGAACTACAGTATCTGATTCGGCTGGTGATGAAGGATCTCAGGATTAATGCAGGCGTAAAACATATCTTGGATGGCCTAAACTCGTCTGCATATGAAGCTTTCCAGAATTGCCGTGACCTTGCCGAAATAATCGATAGGTTTGTCATTAACGGGAAACACTTATACCTATATCTTTTCCAGATTTCTAGGCGTTCTTACTGTACTTGATGCTTCAGATGCAAAAAAGGCCAGCTTGGTGATATTGCGATTACAATGGAGGTTGGTATTCGAATTGGGACTCCAGTTCTACCGATGCTTGTAAGTTATTTGCAAAACATTTAAACGTTGATAGCAGAAAATTAGGGAAGAAAACCAATGTCCTTGATGTGgacgtggttttttttcctctttaccATGGCTCCAGTTagttttctacattttcatattttgacaCATTTAAGTCTTTGTTTAATATGTACTAATTTtcgctttcttcctttttatacgGAAAAGCTTTGAGAGCTATGATTGTTTCAGAAATAGCCTCcgggtttttttctctagtcAGCTTTGCTTTTCTTAAAGTACCGAGATTTAGGCATTTGCCCAGTAAATGGAAAATGTTGATGACAATGATGGTAGTGTTAGGACTATTGATCTTGTGTTTTaactaaacaaaacaaatttagTTAGAAATTTAAGACTGAAAATGAACTTTTTGGCTTAACTAGTATGATATGTACATTGTGTATGAATACTTTTTTGATATAGAAGGTAGTATCTTTACAGCGCTGACTATTTTATTCCTCTTCCATACTACACACTACTGTGATCACCCACTTTCTGCTTAGAAAAGATGGCattgaaagcaaaaataataacatctTCGAGAATTATCCAAATTAATTCATGACCTCATTTTCGGGATATTTTAATCCTAATTCATCcctatcttcgttttttcttagACTGACTTTGAAAGGTTGTGACCTTCATCTCGAATTACTCCCTCTTGGAGGAAAGTTCCTACGCAGGTGCTGATGTCTGTTGTTATACTACTACTGTTTACTATAGGCTGAACCGTGCAAGTCAGTTGAACAGGCGATGAAAAGATGTGTTAACGGAATGTTTGCAGAGATCAAATACGACGGTGAACGAGTTCAGGTACGCGTGAAAGTGTGACGATGGAATGTTTTCGGTGAATAGTCCGAAACTATCTTGTAGGTTCATAAAATTGGCGCATCCTACTCCTATTATTCGCGAAGTCTTAAACCTGTACAACATCATAAGGTAAAGCACTGAGAGTATTTCACATGGCTGTGGCTGTAattgtggttttttctttgtagattTCGCACCTTGAGAAATTTATACCACAGGCGTTCCCAGCTGGGTTGGACTTAATCATTGACGCCGAGGtaagtgattttttgtttggatttctTTGTCCATTTCAAGATTTGTGAATCATACGGTATTGATATGGTTAATTTATGATAAGTATGGTTTGTATAGTTAAGACGGCGTCTTAATACGGTCTCTCgaaattatttcaaacaaCATTTGATTCTTTACCTGTACTATTTAAGGTTCTTCTTGTTGATAATTCCACTGGAAAACCGTTGCCTTTCGGTACATTGGGTGTGCATAAGAAGGAACAAGTTGGTACAGTTTGTTCTCGCAAGAACAGATCATATGTTGCGACTATCGAATAATCTTATGATTATAGTTCAAAGATGCATCCGTCTGCATATTTGTATTCGACATACTTCGATATAACGACGAAGATTTGATGAGCAGGCGAGTTTTTGTCAAGTAGAGTCTCTCAACATATTTAGACACCCGTTTCTGGGAACTCATCTCAAGAGTTCATCCTTTCACCGatgaaaattgatttttggcTGTACTTCTCTGCATTTTTTCGTTCAAAGCAGAATATATTTTTAGACCGTTATTGTTCTTTTGTTGATACTAACACTCTTCTGCATTTATACAGTATCgtagtagggtcagaacggCATGAAGTTGCGTAGGTGGTTGCGCTAGAGGCGGATCGGGTGAGGAGGACCCCTGccaccaccgttcattgctgcagtccGCTGGTCCCtactcgattccaaccgtcatctccaccgcttcgagcgcaatcgcttacgcaactgcaccgcgcttcatgtcgttttgatccgactatagagCTGTTCGAAATTTCTAGGACTCTAACGGAGAGGAAGATGCTACTCGAATCTAAGATGACTGAGGTAGAAAATCGTGTCATGATGTCGAACTACCAGCTAATTCGTTATGGGGTGAGTGTACTATATAATTTTGTCTGTTTCTGATACCAAACGTCGTCTTTTAAGGATCATGCCACATTGAAGACAATGATATGGAAAGCCATAGACGAAGGTTTGGAAGGACTCGTTCTGAAGGTGACAAATTAATTCTCCACAAACTTGATTCTATCCCCATTGATAGctgtgttttgaaaatttctacaaggttttttcttcactattcCATTTTCTGTCCAGGACACTAGATCAGTCTATGAGCCGGGGAAACGACATTGGCTTAAAGTGAAGAAAGACTATCTAGAAGAGGGTCGAATGGCGGATACTGCAGATCTGATTGTGTTGGGCGCCTACTTTGGGACGGGTTGTAAAGGTATCTTTGGAAATTGctccattttttaaatctgcggatcaaaatcgtttttttaatACGAAATCATAACCAAAAACGCTTTATTACGCaattcaaaaaagggaaatattgATTCTTCTCTATGCCCGAAAAAATGGaggttctgaaaaaaaaccaggaggTCCTAGTTCGTGGAAATTGGCTTCATCGCCTAATCTTTGCTATTTTTTATGAAACTTCCATTCATCACGTATTCCTTGGTTTTTTCGAAAGCGTTTAGGTCCAAAGTGGACTGTCTTATCCTCATTTATCATCATTGTGAACGTAATTATGCCGGTTAGTGGTAGTTTACGTGGATAATGGCGAAAATAAGTGGAAATCAGCCCTCCCTCACTCCCGCACACGGCACAATTCTGTACGGGAGAAGTTGAAACCACCCGACGATCTCATCACAATTAATTTCTCGTTGATAGACTAATCAATAACCGCTCGTATTACTCGCTAAAGCTGTGGATTTTCCGCTTAGAAATCGTGTTTTTGTCGATTTAAACTATTGGgatgatatataatatatgttaATACAACAAAAACCACAATTCCTCTTGATTCTAAAAACCTGAACCGTTAATAGCATGAACTTAATCGCTTCTAGGATTGTGGAATTAGTATTAAAGGAAATACAGTGGAAAATAGGAACAATTCTAAATCTCTTAGGAGGCATGATGTCGGTGTTTCTGATGGGTGTTTACGACAAGGACACGGATTCATATCGCACCGTCACAAAATGTGGTAATGGACATACTGATGATGCTCTTGATAAAATCAATAAGGATCTGAAAGATAAGGTGTTATTTCGGAATTTTTGTCGAGAATCACGTTGTTCAGTTTACAAAATGTCCTCTTTTATTGAAGATGACTCGGATCGATCGTGATTATGATTCCCTCCCTAAGTGGCTAAAGTGTTCACGTAGTCTTGTACCAGATTTTATTGTGAAGGACCCGAAAGAGGCACCTGTTTGGGAGATTACAGGTGAGATATCACTCTTAATTCCTTATTACATTGATTATGGATTGCTATTCCTGCTTTTATTACCAGTAATTGTAATCattttattagaaaaatcCATATTCTACTTtgtttgttagtttttttttaaacatattttattaGTAAATGCAATGCAGGTTTTACTTtggttttttctcaacaaaacaacttgtaaattgatttttcctgaaatttgtttaaagGTGCCGAGTTCTCCAAGTCAGAAAACCATACCGCTGGAGGTATTTCTATTCGTTTCCCTCGTGTGACTCGCGTTAGAAAGGATAAGAATTGGGAAACCGCGACTACGTTGGCCGAGTTGAAGGTAAATCTACCATTCGTTCTTCATACTCATATATCAAccttgtattttttattgtagAATCTCTATGATTGTTCGAAGATGAAGACCGATATCGATCACACTGCTGAAGACGAGACTCCTCTATACGTGAAAGAAGGCATGGATCACGGTGATATAGAGAAACTCATCGAAGAAGACACCGCAGGTACCAGCGGTGAAGGTTCGAgcacaaatggaagaaaacgAAGCGCTGAAGACGAGGTAGAGAAGAATGAaccaaagaaaacgaagaaaacagaagaggATGAGGATAGTAGTGACGCTAAATGTCCACCAGGAAAAACACCATGCAAGTGAGTTCACACttagcttaaaaaaaaaacgtcatttTGATGGTCTGGACTAATTTTATTACCAATGAAAGGCTTCTGAGCACCCacctttttattattatttctattgtatttgtatt
This is a stretch of genomic DNA from Necator americanus strain Aroian chromosome II, whole genome shotgun sequence. It encodes these proteins:
- a CDS encoding hypothetical protein (NECATOR_CHRII.G4792.T2), giving the protein MRITFYDKYSMFGRVIPRLSNQYSSLRSLIVLAERSKVTAAHRIPAVYGVKKTKPFEAMIEEYAKYHWDDTVTEDDPLVVRLRDQLLSGSRAALASAITLVESRHPRKRAQGNLLLHTVLAAERKRYEEKGKESMIFRIGISGSPGVGKSTFIEAMGKELIDGRGMKVAVLTIDPSSAVTGGSVLGDLTRMQELSRNPKAYIRQSPTSGSLGGVTRGIHEAIILCEGAGYEVVIIETVGVGQSEVSVADMCDMFCLLLSPAHGDELQGVKRGIMELSDLLVITKDDGDLKAKARLTQSEYISALRYMRPRINAWNPKVLRSSVMDPKSIKAVCDCMFEYWKTIMESGDLEERRTNQMTTWMWDHVREELLNVFQKHPKIAPLAPALEEDVRLGKITPGHASETLIRTFLGL
- a CDS encoding hypothetical protein (NECATOR_CHRII.G4793.T1) — its product is MATSTTRFAVDYAKRVAGCKKCKLQLPKGEMRLAKIIPNPFVQKADGGPPPDMKQYYHAHCLFEMFFKARANTKVIEGTDDIEGWDDLKDEDKDVILKFIDELADLRAKKGEVKATPKKKTGDSDSPAKTPPSSKKANGKDAESTPKQKKSKDKDKPESSKKVKGKDDVKNKGGKEGSKTSEEPNEESKYNSFNKFAKLCDVIATMSKYTDKSAAVKMFISRDDYDGDLLTLVRLLLPGVDQRVYNLKEKQIIKHFASIFDLPVEDLLNEYKNSGDVSKTIRDAMENNNLSRVTKGNWSIEKVDRWLNKLTEFTKDDEQISHLKFAAKRLSPLELQYLIRLVMKDLRINAGVKHILDGLNSSAYEAFQNCRDLAEIIDRCKKGQLGDIAITMEVGIRIGTPVLPMLAEPCKSVEQAMKRCVNGMFAEIKYDGERVQVHKIGASYSYYSRSLKPVQHHKISHLEKFIPQAFPAGLDLIIDAEVLLVDNSTGKPLPFGTLGVHKKEQFKDASVCIFVFDILRYNDEDLMSRTLTERKMLLESKMTEVENRVMMSNYQLIRYGDHATLKTMIWKAIDEGLEGLVLKDTRSVYEPGKRHWLKVKKDYLEEGRMADTADLIVLGAYFGTGCKGGMMSVFLMGVYDKDTDSYRTVTKCGNGHTDDALDKINKDLKDKMTRIDRDYDSLPKWLKCSRSLVPDFIVKDPKEAPVWEITGAEFSKSENHTAGGISIRFPRVTRVRKDKNWETATTLAELKNLYDCSKMKTDIDHTAEDETPLYVKEGMDHGDIEKLIEEDTAGTSGEGSSTNGRKRSAEDEVEKNEPKKTKKTEEDEDSSDAKCPPGKTPCKYGAECYRKNKEHKAEFWHPPKN